The DNA region GCTGGCCGCCCTGCTCCTGGTGGTCGGTGGCGGGCTGGCGCTGGCGTGGCAGAGGAGGGTGCCGTGAGAGCCGTTCCCCGCCCTGTCCGGTCCGAGTCTGAGGAGGTCTGTCCATGAGCTTCATCTGGCCCTGGGCCCTGGCCGCGCTGGCGCTACTTCCGCTGCTCGCGTGGCTGTATGTGCGCGGGCTCGCCCGGCCCGCCCAGGCGGCGGCGCTGCACCCCGACCTGCGGCTGCTCGCCCAGGCGCGGGGGCGGCCCCGGTCGCTGCGGCGCCACCTCCCGGCGGGGCTGTACCTGGGGGCGCTCGCCCTGGCCCTGGTCGCGCTGGCCCGCCCGACCGCGCCGGTGCCGCTGCCCGACGACCGCACGGCGATCATGCTGACGGTCGACGTCTCGCGCTCGATGGAGGCCGAGGACATCAAGCCCAGCCGCTTCTTCGCCGCGCAGGAGGCGGCGCGCAACTTCGTGCGGTCGCTGCCCCAGGGGGCGCGGGTGGGGCTGGCCTCGTTCGCCGGGTACGCGGTGCTGCATACGCCGCCCACCGCGCGCCACGAGCAGGTGCTCGTCGCCATCGACGGGCTGGGTCTGGCCCGCCGCACCGCCATCGGCGACGGGCTGCTGGAGTCGCTGCGCGCCCTGCCGGAACGCGGCGCGCAGGCCCAGTCCGCCCAGAACCAGGCCACCCAGAACCTGCCCGCAGCGGCCATCGTGCTCCTCTCCGACGGGCGCAACAACAGCGGCTCCGACCCCCTGGAGGCGGCGGCCGAGGCGAAGAGGCTCGGGGTGAAGGTCTACACCGTGGGCCTGGGCACCGAGAACGGCGATCCCGGCATGGGCGGCTGGGGCGGCTTCTGGGGCGGCTTCGACGCCGAGACCCTCAAGCAGATCGCCTCCACCACCGGCGGGCGTTACTTCGAGGCAAGATCGGCGGGCGAGCTCAATTCGATCTACCGCGACCTGGGCCGCTCCCTGGGCTGGACCCTCAAGCCGCGCGAGGTCTCGGGTTTCGTCGCGGCCCTCGCCGGGCTGATGCTCCTGGGCAGCCTCGCGGTGTCGGAACTGTTCACCCGCCGTATCCTGTGAGGGTTCGTCGGTTCTGTCCACCACAGCGGCCGGGTCCCGCCCAGCGAAGGGTTTCCTCACTCCGGGGACCCTTCGTTTCGCCGTGCGGCTTTGAAAGTGGGGGTGACAGAACCTCTTGTGCTCAGAGACAGGCCGCGCCGGGCAACCTTTACCCGTCCCCCCTTGAGCCCCGCAGCCGCCCGGCGGTGGACGGCCAGCCGACCGCCACCTCGTCGCGCGGGTGGAGCGCGAGGAAGAGCAGGGCCTGCACCACCCGTTTCGGCGGGTAGACGGGCGGCCCCGGCTTCAGGGCCCGCCCCGAGACGTTCGCGCCGCGCCCGTACGCGGGCGTGTCGATGGAGGCGGGGAAGACGGCGCAGACGCGAATACCGGGATGGTCCGCGAGTTCCTGCCGCAGACTGGCGTGAAAGCCCCGCAGGCCGAACTTGCTCGCCGTGTAGCCCGAGGCGAACGGGACGGGCGCGAGGCCGCCGATGCGCCACGCCCGGCGAACGCCCGCGCCGTGGCCCGCCCGATCCCGCTCGACGCCCCCGTGATCACGACGCGCATCCCGTCCGGTCCGGCCATTCCCCATCTTGGCCCGTCCGGTGAGCGGGTGTCCAGCAGCCCGGGCGGGCGGTCACCGGGAGCTGGTCTGCCGCCCCCCGGGGTGCTCGGCGGCGCCCCGCTCTGCCGCCACGGGGCACGGCTCCCGGCCGCCCTTGCGGGCGTACGTCCGCTCGTCGGCCAGGGCCAGCAGCGCTCCCGTCTCGGCGAGGGCGCCCTGCGGGACGGGGGTGTGCTCGCTGACCCGCGCCCCGAACGCCTGCTCGGCCTGCTGCAAGACGGGTGCCGCCGGGGCCGTGGCGAGCACCGCCTCCAGGTCCAGCGCCAGGAAGGCCGCCGCCACCCGGGGGTCGAAGTGCCGCCCCGACTGCGCGCCGATCTCGTCGCGGGCCCGCGCGGGGGTCCAGGCGCCCTTGTAGGGGCGCTCGCTGGTGAGGGCGTCGTACACGTCGCACACCGCGAACACCCGCGCGGCGAGGGGGATCGCCTGCCCCGCGAGCCCGTGCGGGTAGCCCGACCCGTCCCACCGCTCGTGGTGGTGGTGGATCACGTCGAGCGCGCCGGGGCTGAGGTGTGGAAGTCGCAGCGCCAGGGCGTGCCCGCGCGTGGCGTGCGACTGCATGACCGTCCACTCTTCCGGGGTGAGCCTGCCGGGCTTGAGCAGGATGTGGTCGGGCACTGCCAGCTTGCCGAGGTCGTGCAGGTACGCGCCTTCCGTGAGTGCTTCCAGCTCGCCCGGCGGGAGGCCGAGCACCTGCCCCAGCCCGCGCGCGAGCTTGACCACCCGCTCGGTGTGCCCGGCCGTCTCGAAGTCGCGCGCCTCCAGGGCGGTGCCCAGCGCGAGGAGCCCGCCCTCGAAGGTGCGGCGCACGTCGAGGGTCCGCTCGCGCACGCGGGCCTCCAGGTCGAGGTTGAGGGCGCGCAACTCGCCCTGCAGGGCGCGGGCCTCGCGCCAGGCGAGCGTCTGGCGCAGGGTGACGAGCCCGGTGACGAGCACGGCCCCCAGCAGCACGCCCCGGGCGCCCGGGTCCTGCCGGTGGTGGGTCAGGACGAGCAGCAGGGAGGTGAGAATCACCGCCGCGTGGGGCAGCATGAAGGCGAGGTCGGGCAGCCGCGCCGCCGTGCGAGCGACCGTAGCCGCCGGAAAGCTCCCCGGGCGCAGGCTCGCCCGCGCGGCGAGGGCGAAGAGTACGGACCCCGCGACCCAACTGGCGTCCACGGGGTGCCCGCTGCGGTACTGCCCGACGAGCCCCAGGTACGCGAAGGCGACGTCCCCGGAGGCGAAACACAGGAGGCCGAGCGCGAAGAGGAGCAGGGCGGGCGAGGCCGCGCGCCGCAGCGCCGCGACGAGCACCAGGCTGAGCAGCAGCAGGTCGTACAGCGGGTAGAGCACGCTCAGGGCGAACGCCAGCGGCTGCGCCCCGTTCGCCAGGGCGGCGGGAGCGATCAGGAAGTTCCAGAGCCAGACACCCGCCGCGAGCGTGAAGGTCAGCACGTCCAGGCCGAGCTGCACGGCGGCAGTGCCCGAGGCGCGGCAGGGCCAGAGCCTCACGAAGGCGGCGGCGAGCAGGGGCGTGACGAGGAGAAAGGCGGCGTCGGCAACCGACGGGAACGGCTGAACGTGCGCCACAAGTTCCAGGTAGGCCCACAGGCCGTTCCCGGCGGCGAAGGCGAGCAGGGCCGCCCCCAGGCCCCACCACCCGCGCCGCTCGCCTCCCCGGTGCCGCGCCGCCACCCCCCAGGCGTACAGCGCGGCGAGCACGAAGACGGGCATGGGGAGCAGGTCGGCGAGCACCTCCCGCCCCGCCGCACCGCCCCACCTGGTTGCCAGCCAGGAGAAGTGCAAGGCCGTGGCGGCCAGCAGCGCCCCCAGGGACAGACGGGCTCCTCCAGCGCGGCGGGAGGAGGTCCGGGGGGCAGGGGCAGACATGGACGGTTTCATGAGCAAACGCGGCCATGATGGCGCGGCACGTCTTGCGCGTTCCTGTCAGGCCCGGCGACCGGGCGGGGTGGGGCAGGAACATGAAGGTCATGGAGCCCATGGCCCGCCGAAGGCCGCGAGGAACGCCCCCTCGCGCCCGTAACGGGGGTGCGGGTGGTCACCACGCCCGAATTCTCCGCAGGCGGGAACACCGAAGGCCGCGCCGAACAGGAGGAAAGTGCCCCGGAACCGGGCGGGGAGTGCGCCCGGGGTGGGACCGCCCTTCACGCGTGGGGTGGTAAGAGCCGTGTGAGGCGGGGCCCGTATGCTGGGCCAGGCAGCGCCGCACGCCCTGAGTCACTCCACGCCCCGCCCGCCGGTTCAGACGACGCAGCCCTGGCTGGCGCTGCCCTTCGTGGGTGAGGCGGCCCTGCGCGAGGCGGACGTGCCGGGAGACGTGCGCTCGAACTCGAAGTCACCGGGAGCAGCCTGCTCGTCAACCTCGGGGACTCCGCCCGGCAGCTCGCGCGCATCCGTGAGCTGGGCGTGCGGATCGCGCTCGACGACTTCGGCACGGGCTATTCCAGCCTGGCGTTCCTGCGCCAACTTCCCGTGGACGCCCTCAAGCTCGACCGCGACCTTCGTGCGGCATGGCGTGGGGCACTGGGTCAGGCGGGCGGCGACCTGTTGCAGGGCTACCTGTACGGCCGAGCCATCCCCGCCGGGTCACCCTCCCCCCCGCTTTGTTCGGACGCGCCCGGTCGGGCTCCGGGGAAGTCCCTAGGATGATCGGGACGTGACCGAAGTCCCAGGCAATAAACCTCAGAGTGACCCGTCCCCACCCTTCGTCCACCCCGACTCCATCGTGCGGCGCATCTGGGGGGACGGGGACCTGGTGCTGCTCGTCTTCGCGGGGGCCGCCGCCGAGTTCGCGCTCAACCGGGCGGTGGACTGGCTGTTCTTCACGGGCCGCATCCCGCGCGACCCCCTGGGGCGCCTCTTCTCCACCGCCGCCTACGCCCAAGGGATCGTTCTTGCCGACGAGGCCGGGGCCGAGCGCACCTTCGCACGCATCCGCGCCGCGCACGGGGCGGTCGAGCGGGCCCGCGACGCGTGTATTCCCGACTGGGCGCACCGCGACGTGCTGTACCTGCTCGTGGACTATTCCGAGCGGGCGTACACGGCCCTCCACCGCCCGCTCACCGGGCCTGAGCGGGAGGACCTGTGGGAGGTGTTCCGGCGGGTGGGGACGGGCCTGGGCATTCCCGAACTCCCCGTGGGCTACGGCGAGTGGCAGGAGGACCGCGAGCGTCACCTGGGGCGGGACCTGGCATCCGGGGAGCACACCCGCGCCCTGTACGCCGCCTACCGTCACCACCTCGGGCCGTGGCGGTACCACCTGCTCCGGCAGGTGCAGGGCGTGCTCGCCCCGGAGCGGGTCCGCACGCTGCTCGGCCTGCCGGGGCGCCCGTGGCTGCGGGGGCTGCTGCCGCTCTACCCCCTGCTCGCGCGGCTCGGCCTGCGGGGCGCGCTGCGAGGAGCCCTGATCCCGCCCGACCACCTCGCCTCCGTCCGGCGGCTCGACCTCACCGGGGCCTGAGCGCGAGGCGCCTCGGCGGGTCAGTCGCTGGGTGAGGGGGCCGTCACCTCGCCCCCGGCGCCCTCGCCGCGCGCCCGCAGGTAGCCCGCCAGCGTGAGCAGGGCGGCGAACACGCCCAACACGGCCACCGCCGGGGCGAGGCCCAGGGCACCCAGGAGCACGCCCGCGAGGCCCACGCCGACCGGCCTGAGCCCCTGGCCCACCAGGATGCGGGCGCTGTAAACCCGCCCGCGCACCGCCTCGGGCGTGAGCCGGGCGAAGAGGGTTCCCACCATCACGTTGAGCGGCCCGAAGCACAGGCCCATCAGGAGGGCGAGGACGAGCGCCACCCCCAGCGAGGGCGCCAGGGCCACGCCGACGATGCACAGCGCGGGCCCGACGCAGCCCAGCGCGATCCAGTTCAGGGGGTGGTGGCTGGTGCGCCGCCCCATCCAGATCACCATGCCCAGTTCGGCGACCGCCAGGACCGAGCCCAGCAGGCCGACTCCGAGGGCACCCCGGTTCTCGGCGCTCACCCACGACAGGGCCGCCGGGAGGTCCACCCCCGTCATCAGGCGGTCGGCGATGCGCGGCAGGAAGACGGCGGTGTAGGGCTCCATGGCGAAGTTCACGCTGGCGAGGCCCAGCAGCGTGGCCCAGAGCGCGGGCCGCGCGAGGACGAAGGAGAAGCCGAAGCGGGTCCGCTCCCACCAGCCCGCCAGGCCGTGCCCCTCACCGGAAGCGCGGGGCACGGGCGGAAAGCGCACGAGCGAGTAGGCGATCAGCGCCACGACGAAGCTGGCCGCGTTCACCCACATCACCCCCGGGGCCCCGATGCTCGCGACCAGGAAGCCCGCGCTGATGGGCGCGAGCAGGCCGCTCGTGGTCCAGGTGAGGTTGAACAGCGCCTGAATGCCCTGCACCCGCTCCGGGGGCACGAAGGTCGGCAACGAGGCCTGCTGGGCCGGAAAGATCACGCTGCCCGTGAACCCGGTCAGGGCCGCGACGGCGACGAGGACCGGGAAGGAGAGCAGGTTCAGGGCGTACAGCAGCGGCATCAGGCTGATCCACACGGCGCTCAGGCCGTTGGCGACGCGCAAGGTCGTGCGGCGGTCCCACACGTCGGTGAAGCTCGCCAGGCCCAGCGTGCCGAGCAGCATCGCGGCGGTCCACGCGCCGATGACGGTGCCCGAGAGCCCCGGCGAGTTCGGGTAGAGACGGTACAGGAACCAGGCGAGCGCGATGAAGGTGAGGCCGTTGCCGAACGTGTTGATGCTTTCGCCGATCCACAGGATCAGGATGCGGCGGTCGCGGAGCAGGGAGAACATACTGGGGACCTCGGGCAGGACAGGGGCGCCGCCCACGCGGCGCGGGTCACCAGGATAGCCGCCGGGCCGCAAACGGCGAAGGCCGCTCGTGCCGAGCGCGGTGGAGAGAACACGCGGTCAGGACCCCTGGGCCTCCCCCGACACCGGGACCGGAAGAGAGCGGCTCTGCTTCCCGGCCGTTTGGCGTAGGTGGGGGTGTGCACTCGGCCGATGTGGGTCGGGGCCACTCCGGGCACTATAGGGGCAGCCGAGAAGGGAAGCCGACCGGCGCAAGGAGACGAAGATGAACGCATACCTTTACGCCGCTCAGGACCGCGCCCAGGAACTCCGGGCCGAAGCGGGACGCGCCCGCGAAGCCCGCGCTGCCCGTAATCAGAGCAAGCGGCCCACCCTGCTCCAGCTCATTAAGATTCTGGTCCTGGCCCGTCAGCCCCGCCTCACATGATCACCCCCGACTCGACCGATCACCGCCCCTCCTGACCCGGAGGGGCGCTTTCGTTGGTGCGGGTTGCCAGTGGAAGCGGGCCACCGGCCGGGAACCCGGCGCCTGGCCTCCTCGCCCTCCTGAACGCTCGCAGGCCGATCCTCGCACCCACCGCCTGTTTCTTCCCGATCACGTCGCAATCATCGTCCCGGCCCTACCGTGCGCCCAGTCAGGTGAGCCGCCGCCAGCCGGGGGAGCACCGGACGATCCGCCCACCCTGCTCCTCCTCCCGGAAAGGACCCCGAACGATGAACCGACGCCTGCCCGCCCTGATGTCCCTCCTCGCCCTCACCGCCGCTCTGGCCGCTCCCCCGCCGAAGCCCGAACCGGGGACCGTGAAGGGCGTCGTGCTGGACGCACTGGGCAGACCGATCAAGGGGGCCATCGTCCGCATCGAGCCGGGGGTGACCGGGGGGATGGTCACTGTCAAGACGGGTGCCCAGGGGCAGTACACGGTTCCGTCCCTCATCGACATGCCGTACTACGCCTCCGCCTGGGTCCTGATGCCCTACGGGGGGCAGAAGTTCTGTATGCGCGTCGATTCCGTCAACGAGGAAGGCTACGAGCCCTTTTCGCCGCGCGCAGGCGTCATCCGCAACTTCAAGTTCAAACTCAGCGGTCCCATCCCCGACGGCGGCGAGAATGCCTTCTTCGGGGGAGAGGTGCGGCTGCTGCACCCGGGCTGGGACGACGAGGGCGTGGTGAACTGGGACGAGTCGCGGGTGGAGGTGACCCTCGTGCCCGACGGGCCCCTGGTGGACGGCTCGAAGGGCAAGACGCTGGTGAAGACGACCCGGCCCGGCGACTCCTTCCTGTACGACATCCCGCTGGGCCGCTACATGGCGACGGCGGTGGAACTCCGCAAGGACGGGACTCGCGTTCCCCTGCTCATGGGTGCGGACAAGCCGTCGCCCCGAATGGCCCTGGAGTTCGAGTCGAACACGTCGTACTGCGGTGCCGGGTACGGCCGGGTGAACGGCATCGGCCGGGCGTTCCTCTACGTTGCCCGCCCCGCGAAGTAGGGACGGCCGCGAGCCGGGAAGCCTCCGGCAAGGAGTCGGCCACCGAACAGTCTGCCGCACTCCCAGGCCGGAAGCCACGGGGGTCCTGGTTATCCCGCAAGGTGAAGGTGCGTCGGGTGAGCTGCCAGGTGTGGCGGAAGGCTCGGGTCCGAGGCCGGGACTCTCGTTCGGGACCATCTTCCGGGACCGTCTCACCGGTCATGGCTTACGGCGGACACCACGTCCACGCGCCACTTTTCCGGCAAGATGATGTGCGTGCCCTCCGACCTCCCTACCACCCGGCCCGAGGACGCCGGGCTCGATCCCAACCGCCTGGACGCCCTCCACGCCCGGATCGAGCGGGCTCTGCCCCACGTCACCAGCCTGCTCGTCGCCCGCCACGGCCACCTCGCCTTCGAGCGGTACTTCGGCATCTATCCAACCTCTCCGCAGGACACCCAGTCCGTTACCAAGAGCCTGGTCTCCCTCCTGGTGGGGGTCGCGCTCGACCGGGGCCTGCTCGCCGGGCTCGACCAGCCCGTCCTCCCGCTGCTTGGGAGTGACGCGGACGCCCTGACGGACGCGCGCTGGCGGGACGTGACCGTGCGCCACCTCCTGACCATGACCTCCGGCCTGCCCTCCGAACTCACCGACGCCGCGTACGACGAGGCCTGGATGGCGAGCGAGGACCCTGTGCGCTTCGCCCTCGCGCGGCCCCTGGTGGCTGATCCCGGTACAGCCTTCCACTACTCCAACGCGGGCGTCCATCTCCTCGGCGCGGTGCTGGCGCAGGCGGCGGGGCAGAACCTGGCCGACTTCGCGCAGGAGGCGCTGTTCACGCCGCTGGGCATCGCCCCGCCCCCCTGGCCGCGCGACCCGCTGGGGCGGCCCCTCGCCTGCGGGAGCGCCCACCTCACCCCGCGCGAGATGCTGCGCCTCGGTGGGCTCGTCCTGGGACGGGGCCGCTGGGAGGGACGGCAACTCGTGCCCCCGGGGTGGGTGGAGGAGGCGACGCGGGTTCACGTCCAGGGGTACGGGTGGATGGAGGGCCTGCCCGGGTACGGGCTGCTGTGGTGGGTGACGCGCGAAGGGGGAACCGAGGGCTGGTACGCGACGGGCTACGGCGGGCAGTACGTGGCGGTGTTCCCGGCGCTGGAGCTGGTGGCCGTGATGACGGGGCGGGTGGAGGACCACCCGAATCACCGCCACGTCATCGCCGAGGGGGTCCTGGGCGCCGTCCGCTGACGTGAGGCGGGGGCAACGCCGACCGCAGCGTCGTGGCCGTTCTGCTGCGTCAGTGACCGCGTGGACCGACCGCCCACCACGGACAGCCCCTCCCGTTCACAGGGAGAAACGTCGGAACCCGAGGCTGAGCGTCCACGCCGGGCCGGGCGGCTCCACTCCGCCGAGAGGGTCAACGTCCCGGCGCTGTTCTCGCCCACGCGGGTGGACGCGAGGCTGGTCACGTCACATACGGTATCCAGGTCGACAAAGGCAGGAACGTCGGCCCTCACGTCCTCCGAACTCCCGGCCCCGTGGTCGCGGGCGGGGGAGGTCGGTCCGGGGAGGAGGTGCGACGCTTTCCAGGCACAGTTCCAGGGGGTCCGTCCTCGTCCTGACGGACTCACCCCAAGCTGAGCCACCTTCCTGCCCGGCCTCGCACGCCAGACTCCTCGCCATGCAGATGAGCCGCCGGTCTCCCCCCGCCGCCCCGCCAGCACCCCCTGATCCCCTCACCCCCCGGCAGCGGGCGGCCGACCTGCTCCAGACGTTGCGGCTGGTGTGGCTCGCCAGTCCCCGGCACAGCCTGACCTACGCGGCCACCACCCTCGCCGGGAGCGCCCTGCCCGCCGCGAACCTGTACGTGGGCAAGCTGCTGCTCGACGAGGTGGCCCGCGCCGCGCAGGGGGGTGTGACGTACCGCGCACTCCTCGTCCTGCTGGGGGTGCAGGTCGCGCTGGGGGTGCTGGGGAGCCTGCTCTCCACCGTGCAGGGGGCCGCGCAGCAGCTCCTCGGCGACAGCCTCCAGCACGGGGTCAGCCGCCGCATCCTCGACAAGGCGTCGGGGATGAGCGTGGAGGCCTTCGAGCACGCCGAGACCTACGACCAGTTGCAGCAGGCGTACCGCGAGGTGGGCTCCCGGCCCCTGGGCGTGGCGACCCAGCTTGTCGGGCTGGCGGGCGCCGTCGTCACGCTGGTGTCGGTCGGCGCCCTGATGGCGCGGCTGGGGGTGTGGGTGCTGCCGCTCGTGCTGCTGGCGAGCCTGCCGGGGGTGTGGGTCAGCAACAAGTTCGGGGTGGAGAACTACCGGATGCTCCGGTGGCAGACCCACGACGCGCGGGTGCAGAACTACCTCGGCGGGCTGCTGACCTCCGATCAGCTCGTGAAGGAGGTGCGGCTCTTCGGCTTCGAGCCCTACCTGCTGCGGCGCTGGCGCGACTATTACCTGGGCTTCCGGCGGCAACTGGAGGACATCATCCGCCGCCGCTCCCGCTGGGGCTTCGGGGCGGCCCTGGCCTCGGCCCTCCTGACCGGGCTGGCGAGCGCCCTGATCCTGCGCCGCGCCGCCAACGGGCAGATCACGGTGGGCGACTTCAGCATCTTCGTCCTGGGGATCGCGCAGGTGCAGGGGACGGTGGCGGGGCTCCTGAACGGAGTCAGCGGCATCTACCAGAACCTGCTCTACATGCGCAACCTCTTCGACTTTCTGGAGAAGCCCGGGCGCGACCTCGACGCGGGCGAGGAGTGGCGGGGAAGCATCGAGACGGTCGAGTTTCAGGACGTCGCCTTCCGCTACCCCCTCACCGAGCGCGACGTGCTGCGGGGGGTGAGCTTCACCGTGCGCCGGGGCGAGGCGCTGGCCCTCGTCGGCGAGAACGGGGCGGGGAAGACCACCGTGGTCAAGCTCCTCACGCGGCTGTTCGAGCCCACGGGCGGGCGCATCCTGCTCAACGGCTTGGACGCCTCGCGCTTCTCGCCCCGCAGCGTGCAGCGGCAGATGAGCATCATCTTCCAGGACTTCGGCCAGTACCAGATGAGTGCCCGCGAGAACGTGGCGATTGCAGAGGTGGGCCGCCTGGAGGACGACCCCGGCGTCGAGGGCGCGGTGCGGCAGGCCGGGGCCGCCTTCGTGGACACGCTGCCGCAGGGGATCGACACGCCGCTGGGGCGGCTCTTCCAGGGGGGGCGGCAGCTCTCGGGCGGGCAGTGGCAGCGCCTGGCCCTGGCGCGGCTGTACTTCCGGGACGCCTCGGTCCTGGTGTTCGACGAGCCCACCGCCGCCCTCGACGCCCGGGCCGAGTTCGAGACCATCGAGGCGTTGCGGGCGCAGGCCGGGGAGCGGATCACCGTCCTGATCTCGCACCGCTTCTCCACCGTCCGGCTCGCCGACCAGATCGTCCTGCTGGAGGGCGGTGTGGTGAGTGAGGCGGGCAGCCACGCCGAACTGATCGCCCGGGGCGGCCAGTACGCCGCCCTGTACGCCCTCCAGGCTCGCGGCTACACGGCGGAGGCCGGGAAAACCACGGCGCGGTAAGGGTGGTGGGAGGGTGACGCACGGGAGCTGAATGCCTGCGCTTTCTTGCTGCGAAATGCACAACGGGCGGTCACGGTGTTTTTGCCATGTCGGAGAAGGACGAGCTGCGCTCGTCACCCCCCTCCCAACCTCCCCACAGGGGGGGAGGAGTAAGAAGGCCCACGGCTGAGACGGCGTTTCCCTACTGTGCATCAGGGGCTTCAAGCCGGGGGGGCAGGCTGGTCCTCGCGGAGCAGGGCCTCGACGCGG from Deinococcus aetherius includes:
- a CDS encoding VWA domain-containing protein — its product is MSFIWPWALAALALLPLLAWLYVRGLARPAQAAALHPDLRLLAQARGRPRSLRRHLPAGLYLGALALALVALARPTAPVPLPDDRTAIMLTVDVSRSMEAEDIKPSRFFAAQEAARNFVRSLPQGARVGLASFAGYAVLHTPPTARHEQVLVAIDGLGLARRTAIGDGLLESLRALPERGAQAQSAQNQATQNLPAAAIVLLSDGRNNSGSDPLEAAAEAKRLGVKVYTVGLGTENGDPGMGGWGGFWGGFDAETLKQIASTTGGRYFEARSAGELNSIYRDLGRSLGWTLKPREVSGFVAALAGLMLLGSLAVSELFTRRIL
- a CDS encoding SDR family NAD(P)-dependent oxidoreductase; amino-acid sequence: MGNGRTGRDARRDHGGVERDRAGHGAGVRRAWRIGGLAPVPFASGYTASKFGLRGFHASLRQELADHPGIRVCAVFPASIDTPAYGRGANVSGRALKPGPPVYPPKRVVQALLFLALHPRDEVAVGWPSTAGRLRGSRGDG
- a CDS encoding HD-GYP domain-containing protein, which gives rise to MSAPAPRTSSRRAGGARLSLGALLAATALHFSWLATRWGGAAGREVLADLLPMPVFVLAALYAWGVAARHRGGERRGWWGLGAALLAFAAGNGLWAYLELVAHVQPFPSVADAAFLLVTPLLAAAFVRLWPCRASGTAAVQLGLDVLTFTLAAGVWLWNFLIAPAALANGAQPLAFALSVLYPLYDLLLLSLVLVAALRRAASPALLLFALGLLCFASGDVAFAYLGLVGQYRSGHPVDASWVAGSVLFALAARASLRPGSFPAATVARTAARLPDLAFMLPHAAVILTSLLLVLTHHRQDPGARGVLLGAVLVTGLVTLRQTLAWREARALQGELRALNLDLEARVRERTLDVRRTFEGGLLALGTALEARDFETAGHTERVVKLARGLGQVLGLPPGELEALTEGAYLHDLGKLAVPDHILLKPGRLTPEEWTVMQSHATRGHALALRLPHLSPGALDVIHHHHERWDGSGYPHGLAGQAIPLAARVFAVCDVYDALTSERPYKGAWTPARARDEIGAQSGRHFDPRVAAAFLALDLEAVLATAPAAPVLQQAEQAFGARVSEHTPVPQGALAETGALLALADERTYARKGGREPCPVAAERGAAEHPGGRQTSSR
- a CDS encoding EAL domain-containing protein, with translation MLVNLGDSARQLARIRELGVRIALDDFGTGYSSLAFLRQLPVDALKLDRDLRAAWRGALGQAGGDLLQGYLYGRAIPAGSPSPPLCSDAPGRAPGKSLG
- a CDS encoding oxygenase MpaB family protein, with product MTEVPGNKPQSDPSPPFVHPDSIVRRIWGDGDLVLLVFAGAAAEFALNRAVDWLFFTGRIPRDPLGRLFSTAAYAQGIVLADEAGAERTFARIRAAHGAVERARDACIPDWAHRDVLYLLVDYSERAYTALHRPLTGPEREDLWEVFRRVGTGLGIPELPVGYGEWQEDRERHLGRDLASGEHTRALYAAYRHHLGPWRYHLLRQVQGVLAPERVRTLLGLPGRPWLRGLLPLYPLLARLGLRGALRGALIPPDHLASVRRLDLTGA
- a CDS encoding MFS transporter — translated: MFSLLRDRRILILWIGESINTFGNGLTFIALAWFLYRLYPNSPGLSGTVIGAWTAAMLLGTLGLASFTDVWDRRTTLRVANGLSAVWISLMPLLYALNLLSFPVLVAVAALTGFTGSVIFPAQQASLPTFVPPERVQGIQALFNLTWTTSGLLAPISAGFLVASIGAPGVMWVNAASFVVALIAYSLVRFPPVPRASGEGHGLAGWWERTRFGFSFVLARPALWATLLGLASVNFAMEPYTAVFLPRIADRLMTGVDLPAALSWVSAENRGALGVGLLGSVLAVAELGMVIWMGRRTSHHPLNWIALGCVGPALCIVGVALAPSLGVALVLALLMGLCFGPLNVMVGTLFARLTPEAVRGRVYSARILVGQGLRPVGVGLAGVLLGALGLAPAVAVLGVFAALLTLAGYLRARGEGAGGEVTAPSPSD
- a CDS encoding carboxypeptidase-like regulatory domain-containing protein, producing MNRRLPALMSLLALTAALAAPPPKPEPGTVKGVVLDALGRPIKGAIVRIEPGVTGGMVTVKTGAQGQYTVPSLIDMPYYASAWVLMPYGGQKFCMRVDSVNEEGYEPFSPRAGVIRNFKFKLSGPIPDGGENAFFGGEVRLLHPGWDDEGVVNWDESRVEVTLVPDGPLVDGSKGKTLVKTTRPGDSFLYDIPLGRYMATAVELRKDGTRVPLLMGADKPSPRMALEFESNTSYCGAGYGRVNGIGRAFLYVARPAK
- a CDS encoding serine hydrolase domain-containing protein: MPSDLPTTRPEDAGLDPNRLDALHARIERALPHVTSLLVARHGHLAFERYFGIYPTSPQDTQSVTKSLVSLLVGVALDRGLLAGLDQPVLPLLGSDADALTDARWRDVTVRHLLTMTSGLPSELTDAAYDEAWMASEDPVRFALARPLVADPGTAFHYSNAGVHLLGAVLAQAAGQNLADFAQEALFTPLGIAPPPWPRDPLGRPLACGSAHLTPREMLRLGGLVLGRGRWEGRQLVPPGWVEEATRVHVQGYGWMEGLPGYGLLWWVTREGGTEGWYATGYGGQYVAVFPALELVAVMTGRVEDHPNHRHVIAEGVLGAVR
- a CDS encoding ABC transporter ATP-binding protein; the encoded protein is MQMSRRSPPAAPPAPPDPLTPRQRAADLLQTLRLVWLASPRHSLTYAATTLAGSALPAANLYVGKLLLDEVARAAQGGVTYRALLVLLGVQVALGVLGSLLSTVQGAAQQLLGDSLQHGVSRRILDKASGMSVEAFEHAETYDQLQQAYREVGSRPLGVATQLVGLAGAVVTLVSVGALMARLGVWVLPLVLLASLPGVWVSNKFGVENYRMLRWQTHDARVQNYLGGLLTSDQLVKEVRLFGFEPYLLRRWRDYYLGFRRQLEDIIRRRSRWGFGAALASALLTGLASALILRRAANGQITVGDFSIFVLGIAQVQGTVAGLLNGVSGIYQNLLYMRNLFDFLEKPGRDLDAGEEWRGSIETVEFQDVAFRYPLTERDVLRGVSFTVRRGEALALVGENGAGKTTVVKLLTRLFEPTGGRILLNGLDASRFSPRSVQRQMSIIFQDFGQYQMSARENVAIAEVGRLEDDPGVEGAVRQAGAAFVDTLPQGIDTPLGRLFQGGRQLSGGQWQRLALARLYFRDASVLVFDEPTAALDARAEFETIEALRAQAGERITVLISHRFSTVRLADQIVLLEGGVVSEAGSHAELIARGGQYAALYALQARGYTAEAGKTTAR